Proteins encoded within one genomic window of Streptomyces sp. NBC_01314:
- a CDS encoding LysR substrate-binding domain-containing protein encodes MELRWLESFVTVAEELHFARASDRLHLAPSALSAQIRALETHLGVRLIDRGRRTRPALTSAGQLFLEEARLTLAQVARAEAVGRRAGRGELGHAQIAYVASAAFSGVLTDVLTRCAAPGTQLTLQVRELETPAQLEALACGDIDVGFLRWRPEYPPEVTATCLLTEDVVLALPADAPLAAYEAVPAAKLRDEQFVAPHFDEEYGCRDQILEVAERGGFSPRCAPPVRDFIAALTLVGGGLAVALVPDSLRRVQIPGVAYRPLADVPLTTRLVGAYRKGETSPAVRGVIRRLREAAAATVASG; translated from the coding sequence GTGGAACTGCGCTGGCTGGAATCGTTCGTCACCGTCGCGGAGGAACTGCATTTCGCGCGGGCGTCGGACCGCTTGCATCTCGCTCCCTCGGCACTCAGCGCCCAGATCAGGGCGCTGGAGACGCACCTGGGCGTCCGCCTGATCGACCGCGGACGACGCACCCGCCCGGCGCTGACCAGCGCCGGGCAGCTGTTCCTCGAAGAGGCGCGGCTGACCCTCGCCCAGGTCGCGCGGGCCGAGGCCGTGGGCCGACGTGCCGGTCGCGGGGAGCTGGGGCACGCCCAGATCGCGTACGTCGCCTCGGCCGCGTTCTCCGGAGTGCTGACCGACGTCCTCACCCGCTGCGCGGCTCCAGGCACGCAACTCACCCTGCAGGTACGTGAGTTGGAGACACCGGCGCAGCTGGAGGCGTTGGCCTGCGGGGACATCGACGTCGGGTTCCTGCGCTGGAGGCCGGAGTATCCGCCCGAGGTCACGGCCACCTGTCTGCTCACCGAGGATGTCGTCCTGGCGCTGCCGGCCGACGCACCGCTGGCGGCGTACGAGGCGGTACCGGCGGCGAAGCTGCGCGACGAACAGTTCGTCGCCCCGCACTTCGACGAGGAGTACGGCTGCCGGGACCAGATCCTGGAGGTGGCGGAACGGGGCGGATTCAGCCCGCGGTGCGCTCCCCCGGTGCGGGACTTCATCGCGGCTCTGACACTGGTGGGAGGCGGTCTCGCGGTGGCCCTGGTCCCCGATTCGCTGCGCCGCGTGCAGATCCCTGGGGTGGCCTACCGCCCGCTGGCGGACGTACCGCTGACCACTCGACTGGTCGGTGCCTACCGCAAGGGCGAGACCTCGCCCGCCGTGCGCGGCGTGATCCGCCGTCTGCGGGAGGCGGCTGCCGCCACG
- a CDS encoding alcohol dehydrogenase catalytic domain-containing protein, whose protein sequence is MAKMLAARLHALGEPMSVDTIDVPTPRPTDVLVRVKACGIVPNMANVINNWPTWFPHQPLPKFPAIFGLDAAGVVEAVGEAVLHTRPGDRVYVNPLRSCGSCQVCRGGELSRCRYFTLNGYFSTSRDGQRIFDLYPYGGFAEYMTAPQHSIVNLPDNMTFEQAGKLGYIGTSYGALKNAAAGPGQVALVDGVTGTLGVASTVLALASGAARVLGTGRNEELLKRVKELDPERVEVFRLGDGSTGEWAKSRTGGEGADYVISALGAKAPVETMLDSMQGVRRGGKVVNVGGVADRLPVDVKWLMDEQVQLIGSNWFSTAQGQELAAMVATGALDLSYLQAKPFPLARVNEAISGLEDRDGGFSNYVVIP, encoded by the coding sequence ATGGCGAAAATGCTCGCTGCACGACTGCACGCGCTCGGTGAGCCGATGTCGGTGGACACGATCGACGTGCCCACGCCGCGCCCGACCGACGTACTGGTACGGGTGAAGGCGTGCGGGATCGTGCCGAACATGGCCAACGTGATCAACAACTGGCCCACCTGGTTCCCGCACCAGCCGTTGCCGAAGTTCCCCGCCATCTTCGGCCTGGACGCCGCAGGCGTGGTCGAAGCGGTCGGTGAGGCCGTGCTGCACACCAGGCCGGGTGACCGGGTGTACGTCAACCCCCTGCGTTCCTGCGGAAGTTGCCAGGTCTGCCGGGGCGGTGAACTGAGCCGGTGCCGCTACTTCACGCTGAACGGCTACTTCAGCACCTCACGTGACGGCCAGCGGATCTTCGACCTCTACCCCTACGGCGGCTTCGCAGAGTACATGACCGCCCCGCAGCACTCGATCGTCAACCTCCCGGACAACATGACGTTCGAGCAGGCCGGCAAGCTGGGCTACATCGGCACGTCCTACGGCGCCCTCAAGAACGCCGCCGCCGGCCCCGGTCAGGTCGCCCTCGTCGACGGGGTCACGGGCACCCTCGGTGTCGCGTCCACCGTGCTCGCTCTGGCGTCCGGTGCCGCCCGGGTCCTCGGGACCGGTCGCAACGAGGAACTCCTCAAGCGTGTCAAGGAACTGGACCCGGAGCGGGTCGAGGTCTTCCGGCTGGGTGACGGCTCCACCGGTGAGTGGGCGAAGTCCCGCACCGGCGGCGAGGGCGCGGACTACGTGATCAGCGCGCTGGGCGCCAAGGCTCCGGTGGAGACGATGCTCGACTCCATGCAGGGTGTCCGCAGGGGCGGCAAGGTGGTCAACGTCGGCGGTGTGGCCGACCGGCTGCCCGTGGACGTGAAGTGGCTCATGGACGAGCAGGTCCAGCTGATCGGCTCCAACTGGTTCAGCACCGCGCAGGGGCAGGAACTCGCCGCCATGGTGGCCACAGGCGCCCTGGACCTGTCCTACCTGCAGGCCAAGCCCTTCCCCCTGGCCAGGGTCAACGAGGCGATCTCGGGTCTGGAGGACCGCGACGGCGGATTCAGCAACTACGTCGTCATCCCCTGA
- a CDS encoding carboxymuconolactone decarboxylase family protein: MARVPYLRREDADESRKPLYDRLETERKVPTANIFLALTHAPTQLDAFLTYANSLRAADLSPRLRELAILTVGYATGSAYEVAHHQSHGLKAGLTEEQLATVADFESSGLFDDTEKAVMRLAKESTLQVDVSEDTWRAAADHLTDKQMVELSLSIAWYNSGVRIMGLLGIDLEDNYPNPFPHS; encoded by the coding sequence ATGGCACGAGTGCCCTATCTGCGCCGCGAGGACGCCGACGAGTCGCGGAAGCCCCTGTACGACCGGCTGGAAACCGAACGCAAGGTACCGACGGCGAACATCTTCCTCGCCCTGACCCACGCGCCCACCCAGCTGGACGCCTTCCTGACCTACGCCAACTCGCTGCGGGCCGCCGACCTCAGCCCCAGGCTGCGGGAGCTGGCCATCCTGACCGTGGGATACGCGACCGGGTCGGCGTACGAGGTCGCGCATCACCAGTCGCACGGACTCAAGGCCGGGCTCACCGAGGAACAGCTCGCGACGGTGGCCGACTTCGAGTCGTCCGGTCTGTTCGACGACACGGAGAAGGCGGTGATGCGCCTCGCCAAGGAGTCCACACTCCAGGTCGACGTCTCGGAGGACACCTGGCGTGCCGCCGCCGACCACCTGACGGACAAACAGATGGTCGAACTGTCGCTGTCCATCGCCTGGTACAACTCCGGCGTCCGCATCATGGGACTGCTCGGCATCGACCTTGAGGACAACTACCCGAACCCTTTTCCCCATTCGTAG
- a CDS encoding VOC family protein, whose amino-acid sequence MLPPVNLRPSFNITRSSHVRLTVADLAESRNFYVNVLGLVVSDEDERTCYLRGLSEACHHSLVLELDEEGAGSCGRIGFRVFFDEDLDIAYDWFRGRGLPAEWVDVPYQGRTLHVSDPIGTPLELCAHMETRPRLHIDFQLHKGAHAQRLDHFQTFAPDTYELCAFYGELGFRNSEYLAHGDKLLGAFMYRKGTCLDLAIVENTGPALHHFAYTVSESHDIFTACDFAGIHGYGEGVERGPGRHGPGGMLFAYLRDPDGHRVEVFNSHYQTIDTEIEPVRWDAGSLSTNARWGLPALEKWYFEASPFVGVEQIPPAEPPKPMSLERFLLEQSQSTR is encoded by the coding sequence ATGCTGCCACCCGTCAATCTGCGCCCGAGTTTCAACATCACCCGCTCCAGCCATGTCCGGCTCACCGTGGCCGATCTGGCCGAGAGCCGGAACTTCTACGTGAACGTGCTGGGGCTCGTCGTCAGTGACGAGGACGAGCGCACCTGCTACCTCCGCGGGCTGTCGGAAGCCTGCCACCACAGCCTCGTTCTGGAGCTGGACGAAGAGGGCGCGGGCTCCTGCGGGAGGATCGGTTTCCGGGTCTTCTTCGACGAGGACCTCGACATCGCGTACGACTGGTTCCGTGGGCGGGGGCTGCCCGCCGAGTGGGTCGACGTCCCGTACCAGGGCCGCACCCTGCACGTCAGCGACCCCATCGGCACGCCGCTCGAACTCTGCGCGCACATGGAGACCCGGCCGAGGCTGCACATCGACTTCCAGCTCCACAAGGGCGCGCACGCGCAGCGGCTCGATCACTTCCAGACCTTCGCGCCCGACACCTATGAGCTGTGCGCGTTCTACGGCGAACTCGGCTTCCGCAACTCCGAGTACCTGGCGCACGGCGACAAGCTGCTGGGCGCGTTCATGTACAGGAAGGGCACCTGCCTGGACCTGGCGATCGTCGAGAACACCGGCCCCGCCCTGCACCACTTCGCGTACACCGTCTCCGAGAGCCACGACATCTTCACCGCCTGCGACTTCGCGGGCATCCACGGCTACGGCGAGGGTGTGGAGCGGGGCCCCGGGCGTCACGGGCCGGGCGGGATGCTGTTCGCCTACCTCCGTGACCCCGACGGGCACCGGGTGGAGGTCTTCAACAGCCATTACCAGACGATCGACACCGAGATCGAGCCGGTGCGCTGGGACGCGGGATCGCTGAGCACCAACGCCCGCTGGGGCCTCCCCGCGCTGGAGAAGTGGTACTTCGAGGCGTCGCCCTTCGTGGGGGTCGAGCAGATTCCGCCGGCCGAGCCGCCGAAGCCCATGTCGCTGGAGCGGTTCCTGCTCGAACAGTCCCAGTCCACCCGCTGA
- the eno gene encoding phosphopyruvate hydratase — protein sequence MTDARIAKLHGRRVWDSRGRPTVEVEVHLADGAVGLAIAPAGASTGQGEALDLRDGGSRFGGLDVQHAVGSVNDEIAPTLAGRDASDQEAVDRLLVDLDGTPDRGRLGGNALVATSMAVLHAAAASAGVPLWKHLAGERPVRIPLPEIQIFGGGAHADRRVDVQDFMVMCPAAASFSEALDWTAEIYRAAGSLMRAARKAQGVADEGGFWPAFDSNEEALEMLTRAIVTAGFAPSTEVGISLDVAASQFGSGGRYTLALDDRTLDTEALIDMLGDWIEQYPILSVEDPVGEDDHDGMLEFTRRYGRRCQVIGDDYLVTNAKRVEAAASGGAVNAVLVKPNQAGTVTEAFQALRAGKEAGFGTIVSARSGETEDVTIAHLSVGWDAGQLKVGSFTRSERMAKWNEVLRIEESLGESAEFSGWSAFTFAGAGAFTAKP from the coding sequence ATGACAGACGCGCGGATCGCCAAGCTCCACGGCCGCAGAGTGTGGGATTCACGCGGTCGGCCGACCGTCGAGGTCGAGGTGCACCTCGCGGACGGCGCGGTCGGGCTGGCCATCGCGCCGGCGGGGGCTTCGACGGGCCAGGGCGAGGCGCTCGACCTGCGCGACGGCGGCAGCCGCTTCGGCGGACTCGACGTCCAGCACGCGGTGGGCTCGGTGAACGACGAGATCGCGCCCACCCTCGCCGGCCGTGACGCGAGTGACCAGGAAGCCGTCGACCGGCTTCTGGTGGACCTCGACGGAACCCCGGACCGCGGCCGTCTCGGCGGCAACGCGCTCGTGGCCACCTCCATGGCCGTCCTGCACGCCGCCGCCGCTTCGGCGGGCGTACCACTGTGGAAGCACCTGGCGGGCGAACGCCCTGTCCGTATCCCGCTGCCGGAGATCCAGATCTTCGGCGGCGGCGCCCACGCGGACCGCCGGGTCGACGTGCAGGACTTCATGGTGATGTGCCCGGCGGCAGCGAGCTTCTCCGAGGCCCTGGACTGGACCGCGGAGATCTACCGGGCGGCCGGAAGCCTGATGCGTGCCGCGAGGAAGGCCCAGGGCGTGGCCGACGAGGGCGGCTTCTGGCCCGCCTTCGACTCCAACGAGGAGGCTCTGGAGATGCTGACCCGCGCCATCGTGACCGCGGGCTTCGCTCCCTCGACCGAGGTGGGGATCTCGCTGGACGTCGCGGCGTCGCAGTTCGGCAGCGGCGGACGGTACACGCTCGCCCTGGACGACCGCACGCTCGACACCGAAGCCCTGATCGACATGCTCGGCGACTGGATCGAGCAGTACCCGATCCTGTCCGTCGAGGACCCGGTGGGCGAGGACGACCATGACGGCATGCTGGAGTTCACCCGGCGCTACGGCCGGCGCTGCCAGGTGATCGGCGACGACTACCTGGTCACGAACGCCAAGCGCGTGGAGGCCGCGGCGAGCGGCGGCGCGGTGAACGCCGTCCTCGTCAAACCGAACCAGGCCGGGACTGTCACGGAGGCGTTCCAGGCACTGCGGGCCGGAAAGGAAGCCGGCTTCGGCACGATCGTCTCGGCGCGTTCCGGCGAGACCGAGGACGTCACCATCGCCCATCTGAGCGTCGGCTGGGACGCCGGGCAGCTGAAGGTGGGCTCGTTCACCCGCTCCGAGCGCATGGCCAAGTGGAATGAGGTTCTGCGCATCGAGGAGTCCCTCGGTGAATCCGCGGAATTCAGCGGGTGGTCCGCCTTCACATTCGCCGGAGCCGGAGCCTTCACGGCCAAGCCATAA